One region of Eremothecium gossypii ATCC 10895 chromosome II, complete sequence genomic DNA includes:
- the RAD28 gene encoding Rad28p (Syntenic homolog of Saccharomyces cerevisiae YDR030C (RAD28)), translating into MATDNGPATGTLRKIRTTSGKTRQHPLVPQEVCERMNHRWLDYALGQGELVPPERTVQFKAPVVYHHERTPADVYSVGVSALAVDQHTGQFFVSCGTDGSVSLWQFHGRVVGNGVLRNRRLHYVRGTVSEEPAPRRSADARHNVRQVNNIRMYMQRAPAAAPDTPRVGVQASVDCVFYGQDNGMFVTAGRNGTVRLWDTESCRPLHEVQLPHAAHQLHARGSLLLCALADPHPRVLDLRHPRGEGMQLRAGARARPGANALCARFLADAADDPRFVAAGDHAGGLAVWDLRMANRRVAAVPGAHPGFVNALATLHVPAHVATLATAGADGRCRLWTWANGALRLRRPLGPSDAARNRLASRTASRLLCHRGHCFLSSDQGDLLVYSCADGRLVAKLAHADTFPAAPASARFQALAIQPRLAAGTGTRLLLGSDALSGALADYELAL; encoded by the coding sequence ATGGCTACCGACAATGGCCCAGCGACCGGCACCTTGAGAAAAATCCGAACCACGAGCGGTAAGACCAGGCAGCATCCACTGGTACCACAAGAGGTCTGTGAGCGTATGAACCACCGCTGGCTAGACTACGCCCTTGGGCAGGGCGAACTGGTCCCGCCAGAGCGCACTGTGCAGTTCAAAGCACCAGTAGTGTACCACCACGAGCGGACCCCTGCCGATGTGTACTCCGTGGGGGTCTCTGCGCTGGCTGTCGACCAGCATACAGGCCAGTTCTTCGTTTCGTGCGGGACCGATGGCAGCGTCTCGCTGTGGCAGTTCCACGGCCGTGTGGTGGGCAATGGCGTGCTGCGCAACAGGCGTCTGCACTACGTCCGCGGCACGGTCTCGGAGGAGCCCGCACCCCGAAGGAGCGCGGACGCGCGGCACAACGTACGCCAGGTCAATAACATACGGATGTACATGCAACGCGCGCCTGCAGCGGCGCCGGACACCCCCCGTGTCGGGGTGCAGGCATCCGTGGACTGCGTCTTCTACGGGCAGGACAACGGAATGTTCGTTACGGCCGGCCGCAACGGCACAGTGCGTCTGTGGGACACGGAATCCTGTCGCCCACTGCACGAGGTCCAGCTGCCGCATGCCGCACACCAGCTGCACGCTCGTGGCTCGCTGCTGCTCTGCGCGCTCGCCGACCCGCACCCACGCGTGCTCGACCTGCGCCACCCTCGTGGAGAGGGCATGCAACTGCGCGCGGGGGCGCGTGCGCGCCCTGGCGCCAACGCCCTGTGTGCGCGCTTCCTCGCGGACGCCGCCGACGACCCGCGCTTCGTGGCCGCTGGCGACCACGCGGGCGGCCTGGCCGTGTGGGACCTCCGCATGGCCAACCGCCGCGTCGCAGCCGTGCCCGGCGCCCACCCTGGCTTCGTCAACGCGCTCGCCACGCTCCACGTCCCCGCACACGTCGCCACCCTCGCCACTGCGGGCGCCGAcggccgctgccgcctGTGGACCTGGGCCAATGGCGCCCTGCGCCTGCGTCGCCCACTAGGCCCGTCCGACGCCGCCCGTAACCGTCTCGCCAGCCGCACTGCCAGCCGTCTCCTCTGCCACCGCGGCCATTGCTTTCTCAGCTCGGACCAAGGGGACCTGCTGGTCTACTCTTGTGCCGACGGCCGGCTGGTCGCTAAGCTCGCCCACGCGGACACCTTCCCGGCCGCTCCCGCCTCTGCGCGCTTCCAGGCCCTTGCCATACAGCCTAGGTTGGCGGCCGGCACGGGCACACGTCTCCTGCTGGGCTCTGATGCCCTCTCCGGAGCCCTGGCGGACTACGAGCTGGCTCTGTAG
- the REG1 gene encoding protein phosphatase regulator REG1 (Syntenic homolog of Saccharomyces cerevisiae YDR028C (REG1)), whose amino-acid sequence MSRNLADYFGQGGPITPRRGPREDYVGPSVSMAVEAEDDDKFEKATFNLKRTRSMGLLDEYISPTRRLLEQDEAALEPEGEATWVAQASPQLPPLAVSHLEGSKSPPEPDTDSYMLPLDDIDVHHEPNRHVDYLSHDWDECDISQSWKYIILKKRQKGEQDLVNAARLENASWRTWAKARNNLRTVSPEVVNWSKDSDVTWLYGPILRDSGHAQTLTRNAVADMEELVYGSDDENSKRVSKKKSGGSTGPPQRPGPKPILKKRTVSEIIEENSLWRLTVARQHRKQIADANSIMDGYGHNYQHDDYDALAARVNSQYYTGTISNDYSRNGKRNHGTESEGPSSPLADKVDNHPLTKESSSRKVPPYKKDEEKQTEHHLTQEKMDQGSHAQKDQKEFYIGRHQEHGHGDLPDHTLQEYGRRLKEPVLLPLHDKGQTSGQDATGDELPARQAPQQTQAPAERHDLASLKDMAPIAPVLASILTSTNSEREKVKDRHIHFNDRVEQCVAVNHYTDDDYDDDNEYEEDGYDYEYDDYDDSAPTARVYSSQYDDESTDHYGSSGEEEEEEDGLFISATGRKTTENVPPIQTDASSYGSSTVGHGSRCQMHLIIKMLPATTLNYGSDDEYYDGGDYYRGNAVSHNVNTYRGYDYVYDYNSVYTADTSNFLAFNNCDIVDVPEDLQTPVDEEGAPKFRYESPEETKDREQEPTEISNENIEVIPVPSSISSKISYHVTEFSSNSDMSDDSLSEQSGVSLSNGCTISTGKVDDENDSLALKRTPSLGKSQNSSLHDLQYNKPTFPASFSFITGNAVPSRVVPQPHEQQLQQQQHQQHQQHQQHQVHHQQSTNKPTLVKRSSSKSFIFDDSDTEDSEPDSIVPPPQISHSLSNDSNTKSPYSIPTRNTSASTSPKNIPPPNFGSLGSGNSHASLNHVAIPGYISPRNGSMQSVISEEKLIPATKTVSHTSTSAEETSRNLDLDSVNKTFGDCRIGSPDSSEFAYKTERGQQQSSTKMMEMASKYLNSWKR is encoded by the coding sequence ATGTCGCGCAATCTGGCGGACTACTTCGGGCAAGGAGGGCCGATAACCCCGCGACGGGGGCCACGGGAAGATTACGTCGGGCCGTCAGTGTCGATGGCTGTGGAGGCTGAGGACGACGACAAGTTTGAGAAGGCGACGTTCAACCTGAAGCGGACGCGGTCGATGGGGCTGCTGGATGAGTATATCAGCCCCACACGGCggctgctggagcaggatGAGGCTGCGCTTGAGCCGGAGGGCGAAGCGACGTGGGTGGCGCAGGCCTCGCCGCAGCTTCCGCCGCTGGCGGTGAGTCACTTGGAGGGCAGCAAGTCGCCGCCTGAGCCGGACACCGATAGCTACATGCTTCCGCTGGACGACATCGATGTGCACCACGAGCCCAACCGGCATGTCGACTACCTTTCGCACGACTGGGATGAGTGTGACATCTCTCAGTCCTGGAAGTACATCATCCTGAAGAAGAGACAGAAGGGAGAGCAGGACCTCGTGAACGCGGCGCGGCTCGAGAACGCATCCTGGAGGACGTGGGCCAAAGCCCGGAATAATCTACGCACCGTGAGCCCAGAGGTTGTCAACTGGTCCAAGGACTCGGACGTCACATGGCTGTATGGGCCTATATTACGTGATAGCGGTCACGCTCAGACATTGACACGCAATGCCGTAGCGGATATGGAAGAGCTTGTCTATGGTTCCGATGACGAAAATTCCAAGCGGGTTTCGAAGAAGAAGTCTGGTGGTAGCACTGGCCCCCCTCAACGTCCGGGGCCAAAGCCGATTTTAAAAAAGAGGACTGTCTCAGAAATTATTGAGGAGAATTCTCTATGGAGATTAACAGTCGCTCGTCAACACCGTAAGCAAATAGCTGATGCTAATTCCATTATGGATGGCTATGGACATAATTATCAGCACGATGATTACGACGCCTTGGCTGCGCGCGTCAATTCCCAGTATTATACTGGTACGATCTCTAATGATTATAGTAGAAATGGGAAGCGGAATCATGGAACCGAGTCTGAGGGGCCTTCTTCGCCCCTGGCGGACAAGGTGGACAATCACCCATTGACGAAGGAAAGCTCTTCGAGAAAGGTTCCACCGTATAAAAAGGATGAAGAGAAGCAAACTGAGCACCATCTCACGCAGGAGAAAATGGACCAGGGGTCACACGCTCAAAAGGATCAAAAGGAATTTTACATTGGAAGGCACCAAGAACACGGGCATGGGGATCTGCCCGATCACACATTACAGGAATATGGGCGTAGACTAAAGGAGCCGGTTTTGCTCCCTCTGCACGATAAGGGCCAAACTTCAGGGCAAGATGCTACAGGAGACGAACTGCCCGCACGGCAGGCGCCACAACAAACACAAGCTCCGGCAGAACGGCATGATCTGGCATCATTGAAAGACATGGCCCCTATAGCGCCGGTACTGGCCTCTATATTAACATCTACTAATTCAGAAAGGGAAAAAGTAAAAGACAGGCATATCCATTTCAATGATCGCGTGGAACAGTGCGTGGCGGTTAATCACTACACTGATGATGATTATGATGACGATAATGAATATGAGGAGGATGGCTATGATTATGAATACGATGACTATGATGATTCTGCGCCAACCGCAAGGGTCTATTCAAGTCAATACGATGATGAAAGCACCGACCACTACGGCTCTTCCGgtgaagaagaagaggaggaAGATGGACTGTTTATCAGCGCAACGGGCCGCAAAACCACTGAGAATGTACCTCCAATCCAAACAGACGCTTCTTCGTATGGCTCTTCCACGGTAGGACATGGTAGTCGGTGCCAAATGCATTTGATCATCAAGATGCTACCTGCTACCACGTTAAATTATGGTTCTGATGATGAGTATTATGACGGAGGCGACTACTACAGAGGTAACGCCGTCTCGCACAATGTTAATACATACAGGGGTTATGATTATGTTTATGACTACAATTCTGTTTATACGGCCGATACATCTAATTTTCTCGCATTCAATAACTGCGATATTGTGGACGTGCCTGAAGATTTGCAAACACCGGTAGATGAAGAAGGGGCACCAAAGTTCCGATACGAATCGCCGGAGGAGACGAAGGATAGAGAGCAGGAACCTACAGAGATATCAAACGAAAATATCGAGGTGATACCGGTCCCCAGCTCTATCAGTAGCAAAATATCATATCATGTGACCGAATTTTCATCCAACAGCGACATGAGCGATGACTCGCTTTCCGAGCAAAGCGGAGTCTCCCTCTCCAACGGTTGTACAATTTCTACGGGTAAGGTAGATGACGAAAATGATTCGTTGGCATTAAAAAGAACGCCATCATTGGGTAAGTCCCAAAATAGTTCCTTGCATGACCTCCAATACAACAAGCCTACTTTTCCGGCATCTTTCAGTTTTATCACTGGGAATGCAGTGCCATCTAGGGTGGTTCCGCAGCCAcacgagcagcagctgcagcaaCAACAGCACCAACAGCACCAACAGCACCAACAGCACCAAGTACATCACCAACAGTCTACTAACAAACCCACTCTTGTGAAGCGCAGTTCTTCTAAAAGTTTTATTTTTGATGATTCTGATACAGAAGATTCTGAACCAGACTCCATAGTACCACCTCCACAGATATCCCATTCCTTGAGTAATGATTCGAATACCAAATCTCCTTACAGTATACCGACTAGGAATACCTCGGCATCTACGTCTCCGAAAAATATCCCCCCGCCTAACTTTGGCTCCTTGGGGTCAGGTAATTCGCACGCATCATTGAATCACGTAGCCATTCCAGGTTATATTTCTCCAAGAAACGGCTCGATGCAGTCTGTCATCAGTGAAGAGAAGTTAATACCTGCTACGAAGACCGTTAGCCATACCTCAACCTCTGCTGAGGAAACCTCGAGAAACTTGGATCTGGATTCTGTAAACAAAACATTCGGAGATTGTCGTATTGGCTCCCCTGATTCCAGTGAATTTGCCTACAAGACCGAACGGGGCCAACAGCAATCTAGTACCAAGATGATGGAAATGGCAagtaaataccttaactCATGGAAAAGGTAG
- the PEX2 gene encoding ubiquitin-protein ligase peroxin 2 (Non-syntenic homolog of Saccharomyces cerevisiae YJL210W (PEX2)), whose amino-acid sequence MSRVAQLDSLALDSELHQGIWSEFQSQFKPVKYIDEWQLLLHTLIYHFSTHTSVAGVSTYGSQLSGVTYRTSKSTLFLVTVLVRYIHKKLSTLLVRREGYAKLYRVAAKWYHCYDLANFLSFLARPLFLSPIHRLFGIRCVRALDDPNFYLSTVYSGLEFQNRQLMWNALLELLNANFFNSHFFSKRSLVKNARPTGPEECAKCRDVPNNPYSTSCCGATYCYVCVLISLDIKFCNNCGNRGDFSAIPLYAPPRLTE is encoded by the coding sequence ATGTCCCGTGTTGCCCAACTCGATTCTCTGGCGCTGGACTCAGAGCTGCATCAGGGAATATGGTCCGAATTCCAGTCGCAATTCAAACCTGTGAAGTATATAGATGAGTGGCAGCTTTTACTGCACACGCTCATCTACCATTTCTCCACACACACATCCGTTGCAGGAGTTAGCACATATGGGTCACAGCTGAGTGGTGTCACTTACCGCACAAGCAAGTCCACATTATTCCTTGTTACGGTGCTCGTGCGCTATATACACAAGAAGCTTTCTACGCTTTTGGTGCGTCGCGAAGGGTATGCCAAGTTGTACCGAGTCGCTGCAAAGTGGTACCACTGCTACGACCTGGCCAACTTTCTAAGCTTCTTGGCGCGTCCCCTGTTTCTGTCGCCTATCCATAGGCTGTTTGGTATCCGTTGTGTCCGAGCACTCGACGACCCTAATTTCTATTTATCCACAGTCTACTCAGGATTAGAGTTTCAGAACCGGCAGCTAATGTGGAATGCCTTGCTCGAACTCCTTAACGCCAATTTCTTCAATTCGCATTTCTTCTCCAAACGCAGCTTAGTGAAGAACGCCCGTCCTACCGGACCGGAGGAGTGTGCCAAGTGCCGGGATGTACCGAATAATCCATATTCTACGTCCTGTTGTGGTGCCACTTACTGTTACGTCTGCGTGCTCATAAGTCTCGATATCAAGTTCTGCAATAATTGCGGTAATAGAGGAGATTTTTCAGCCATTCCGCTGTATGCGCCTCCAAGACTGACTGAATAG
- the VPS54 gene encoding Vps54p (Syntenic homolog of Saccharomyces cerevisiae YDR027C (VPS54)): protein MVKVNVSNASSQSSQDNSCVGDAKADQCKEPDGGERTEEKSTLNGSPRHNSVKSLSVEASSLNDDLLSVVSSSKLRYGAAATVGRSTSVTRPSFESFSLRPSLDPSSVFIAGARNNISTMLDIETASPTGSGVNYSPLGQNSIFEIVMNTRRKGWLRAPTVQDIPPVPLSKDMPEGDWKTRLGSYVSRISDGYTTFQNTNTLASMNRSHQLKKLERYDRTESAVSADEEDTEEDAFSSSKMLEDIPSVYFNEDFQLDNPRVFHKVVEDINLQLDSLTIASQSQRAAAYKDLQERLNFYLDTIENILIVDISKSSHKFLDALEDVGTIKDEAQSVLTKLDQLKTELETEDRERLQKRLRLSQKLTRIRNIERLEQGLLQLHVVLKQIEECRRLYDAGEYTPCLKHITSVELLISGNIGNDELAQEWTHGWPYSLQDLSRIPSLAPKREYLSNVRIEIGGKLSLALVDLLLSDLRAYATNQTVKGTLNRLQSQTKGGRTYWDIELAFREKVTDIIQRLIKCEELTSAFQLYQDKFIVELKSIIKKHLPKDQPSSENSLNDGDSVAEPTRPPTPSNTGTASTGSKLSRLIREQTPAEFQEMLTNIITEESNALRRLSRHQKLLLDVSLTELASDSSQYDMIMLLDIRRSINEGIRIIQLRLGKVIAVRRDFTSQLPPRQFIRFYMVCALFIQECESLSGDLLTKYLADVLMMQVRNYISTFAMSNMEQLQHSIDSDRWIPYIVDTTDQSDVNDIVSCTDIDPLNWVHARDLAIESSPAASPSPPVSQSSSLTSPSAPSPSFTSTTGHKRSVVVGDKTFVASESLIICLRMLSALLLLSLNLPSNHLSLLEKAVLDLLRCFNIRAMSSAASTNDKKPSSATKNLSIMGESLDCLSEMIGLVQGFYQRLEALHKDFQALPPHTYAVLAQQFRRSSDKLYQAHAPPPPPI from the coding sequence ATGGTTAAGGTCAATGTTTCAAACGCAAGCTCCCAATCGTCTCAGGATAATAGCTGCGTCGGAGATGCGAAGGCGGATCAGTGCAAGGAACCGGATGGCGGCGAACGAACAGAGGAGAAGTCCACACTCAATGGTAGCCCCCGCCATAACAGTGTAAAGTCTTTATCTGTAGAAGCATCCTCGTTAAATGATGACTTGCTGAGCGTTGTGAGCTCCTCCAAGCTACGGTAcggcgctgctgccacGGTCGGGCGAAGCACGTCGGTCACTAGGCCGAGCTTTGAGAGCTTCTCGCTACGGCCGAGCCTGGACCCATCGTCAGTTTTTATAGCTGGTGCGCGCAATAATATTTCAACCATGCTGGATATCGAAACGGCGTCGCCGACTGGAAGCGGCGTTAACTACTCGCCGCTGGGCCAGAATTCGATCTTCGAAATAGTAATGAATACACGACGGAAGGGATGGCTAAGGGCGCCAACTGTTCAGGACATTCCGCCTGTTCCTTTAAGCAAAGACATGCCAGAGGGCGACTGGAAAACTAGACTCGGCAGTTATGTGAGTCGAATCTCTGATGGATACACTACATTTCAGAATACCAATACGCTGGCAAGCATGAATCGATCTCACCAGCTTAAGAAGTTAGAGCGTTACGATAGGACGGAGTCAGCAGTAAGCGCCGACGAGGAGGATACTGAAGAAGATGCATTTTCATCTAGCAAAATGTTAGAAGACATTCCATCAGTATACTTCAACGAGGACTTCCAGCTAGACAATCCTCGTGTATTTCATAAAGTCGTCGAAGATATAAACCTGCAGCTGGACTCATTAACAATTGCATCGCAGTCGCAACGCGCAGCTGCATACAAAGATCTTCAGGAACGGCTGAATTTTTACCTGGATACTATAGAGAATATACTAATTGTGGACATCTCCAAGTCCTCGCACAAGTTTCTGGATGCCTTGGAAGATGTGGGGACTATTAAAGACGAGGCACAGAGCGTCTTGACAAAACTAGATCAATTAAAGACCGAATTGGAAACAGAAGATAGGGAGAGACTCCAAAAACGTCTTCGTCTATCACAAAAGCTAACTCGGATCAGGAATATTGAGCGCTTAGAACAAGGGCTACTCCAGTTACATGTAGTCCTCAAGCAGATTGAAGAGTGCAGGCGCCTATACGACGCGGGAGAGTATACACCCTGCTTGAAACACATTACATCTGTGGAGTTGTTAATATCGGGTAATATAGGCAATGACGAACTTGCTCAGGAATGGACACATGGTTGGCCATACAGCCTGCAGGATCTAAGCCGAATACCTTCACTGGCTCCGAAGCGTGAATATTTATCGAACGTACGAATTGAAATTGGCGGGAAATTATCGCTCGCCCTGGTAGATCTTCTTCTTTCTGACCTTCGTGCGTATGCGACCAACCAAACTGTCAAGGGAACGCTTAACAGGTTACAATCTCAGACCAAAGGAGGGCGGACATACTGGGATATAGAGTTGGCCTTTCGTGAAAAAGTCACTGACATCATTCAGAGGTTAATCAAATGTGAGGAGCTTACAAGCGCCTTCCAGCTGTACCAGGATAAATTCATAGTAGAACTGAAGAGTATCATAAAAAAACACCTCCCTAAGGACCAGCCCTCCTCCGAAAATAGCTTGAATGATGGAGATAGCGTTGCTGAACCAACCAGGCCACCCACACCCTCAAATACTGGTACTGCAAGCACTGGTTCTAAACTTTCGCGATTGATCCGTGAACAAACACCTGCTGAATTTCAAGAAATGCTCACTAATATAATTACTGAAGAAAGTAATGCCCTCCGGCGCCTCTCACGTCACCAAAAGCTCCTGCTCGACGTGTCCCTCACGGAGCTCGCATCCGACAGCAGCCAATACGATATGATAATGCTGCTTGACATCAGACGTTCCATAAACGAAGGGATCCGCATAATACAATTGCGGTTGGGAAAGGTGATAGCGGTACGCCGTGATTTTACCAGCCAGCTGCCTCCCAGACAATTTATCCGTTTCTACATGGTTTGCGCGTTGTTTATCCAAGAATGCGAATCGCTGTCTGGCGACCTGCTCACGAAGTACTTGGCGGATGTACTTATGATGCAGGTTCGCAACTATATTTCCACCTTCGCTATGAGCAATATGGAACAACTGCAGCATAGCATAGATTCTGACCGATGGATACCATACATTGTAGATACGACAGACCAGAGCGATGTGAACGACATTGTTTCATGCACCGACATTGACCCACTCAACTGGGTGCACGCCCGTGATCTCGCAATTGAGAGTTCTCCTGCTGCATCACCCTCGCCACCAGTTTCTCAAAGCTCGTCGCTCACCTCACCCTCCGCTCCGTCTCCCTCATTCACATCGACTACTGGTCACAAGCGGTCTGTCGTCGTTGGGGACAAGACCTTCGTGGCCAGCGAATCCCTCATCATATGTCTGCGCATGCTTTCTGCACTTCTACTTCTCTCGTTGAACCTGCCCTCTAATCACCTCAGTTTATTAGAAAAGGCGGTCCTGGATCTATTGCGCTGTTTCAACATACGCGCCATGTCTTCTGCCGCTTCGACAAACGACAAGAAGCCCTCAAGCGCAACCAAAAACCTCAGTATCATGGGCGAATCACTGGATTGTCTTTCAGAAATGATTGGGCTTGTACAGGGATTCTACCAGCGGTTGGAGGCGCTCCACAAGGACTTCCAAGCGCTACCCCCACACACCTATGCAGTCCTCGCACAGCAGTTCCGTCGCTCATCCGACAAACTGTATCAGGCACATGCCCCACCACCTCCGCCAATCTAG
- a CDS encoding ABL092Wp (Syntenic homolog of Saccharomyces cerevisiae YBR049C (REB1) and YDR026C): MSDTQGHHHGHTGGHEFVEEAVFKYVSGPISGESDSSTVAVRSGSGPSSTGSTAATGGSGRRHSGIGVEGLRVKDKDKEMDWYLKHNDEEELHGRGEDSSAAAAAVAAAAVAAALGERGKRRGSDELEALKKSKRQKAKAKKLKSQLGAVDPELASLDSTDNDHLVRKAIMDVDHISQHPDIQQYLNTEDEETEKDKDKDDELGLAPAYEDSEQKIALKKAEVLPKILDPDSSDRDIGNLIREAVKKAAHIINLQTQSTGKSFDETEEEALEQFVQDYQVIKGMTRRQICERIWSNERRKDDFWTNICRVLPYRTRSSIYKHVRRKYHIFEQRGKWTPEEDAELARWCMEKEGQWSNIGKVLGRMPEDCRDRWRNYIKCGASRASNKWSPEEEEKLKSVITEILESAPKNHLDGVDDKDEYEGTDDNRSMGRAVSPSSKSLAHELELVRGDRVSLGDSAGEKDQGSPGLGVKAGSPRDVINWTIVSERMGGQRSRIQCRYKWNKLLKKEAMNKIKTISDEDKTWLLLKLKDLGFTEDSQVDWEELAALMPGRRWTGTELKLCYEKLRTSVRQYKKKPISEICRELVDYHDGKAILSKT; this comes from the coding sequence ATGTCTGATACACAGGGGCATCACCACGGGCACACTGGTGGGCACGAGTTTGTCGAGGAAGCTGTTTTTAAGTATGTTTCTGGGCCCATATCAGGAGAGTCCGATAGCTCGACGGTTGCGGTAAGAAGCGGAAGCGGACCATCGTCAACGGGCAGCACGGCGGCTACAGGCGGCAGCGGGCGGAGACACAGTGGAATCGGCGTGGAGGGGCTTCGCGTAAAGGACAAAGACAAGGAGATGGATTGGTACCTTAAGCACAATGACGAGGAAGAGCTTCATGGACGCGGCGAGGACTCCAgcgcggctgcagcagccgTGGCTGCAGCAGCCGTGGCGGCAGCGCTTGGAGAGCGCGGCAAGCGGCGCGGGTCAgacgagctggaggcgTTGAAGAAGTCGAAGCGGCAGAAGGCGAAGGCGAAAAAGCTGAAGTCCCAGCTAGGCGCGGTTGACCCGGAGTTGGCGTCTTTGGACAGCACGGACAACGACCACCTTGTGCGCAAGGCAATTATGGATGTGGACCATATATCACAACATCCAGATATTCAACAGTATCTCAACACTGAGGACGAGGAGACTGAGAAGGATAAGGATAAAGATGATGAGCTTGGGCTTGCGCCAGCGTACGAAGACAGCGAGCAGAAGATTGCTTTGAAAAAGGCCGAGGTCCTACCGAAGATTCTCGACCCAGACTCATCCGACCGGGATATCGGTAACTTGATCCGGGAAGCTGTCAAAAAGGCTGCGCATATCATAAACTTGCAGACGCAGTCTACGGGAAAGTCGTTCGACGAGACCGAAGAAGAGGCCTTAGAACAGTTTGTTCAAGACTACCAGGTTATCAAAGGTATGACCCGCCGCCAAATTTGCGAGCGGATATGGAGTAACGAGCGCCGTAAAGACGATTTTTGGACGAACATATGCAGGGTTTTGCCCTACCGTACGCGTTCTTCTATATACAAACATGTGCGTCGTAAGTACCACATCTTTGAACAACGTGGCAAATGGACACCCGAAGAGGACGCAGAGTTAGCGCGCTGGTGTATGGAGAAGGAAGGTCAGTGGTCTAATATCGGGAAGGTGTTGGGCCGCATGCCAGAGGACTGCAGAGATCGTTGGAGAAATTATATCAAGTGCGGAGCCAGCCGCGCGTCCAATAAGTGGTCTCCGGAAGAAGAGGAAAAATTGAAGTCCGTGATTACTGAGATCCTTGAGTCAGCTCCAAAAAACCACTTAGATGGCGTTGATGATAAGGATGAGTATGAAGGGACCGATGACAATCGCTCTATGGGGCGTGCGGTATCACCTTCCTCCAAGTCATTGGCTCACGAACTTGAACTCGTTCGTGGAGATCGGGTATCGTTAGGAGATAGTGCCGGCGAAAAGGATCAAGGTTCCCCTGGTTTAGGTGTCAAAGCAGGATCCCCCCGGGATGTTATCAACTGGACGATAGTCAGTGAAAGGATGGGTGGTCAGCGGTCACGAATTCAGTGTCGTTACAAATGGAACAAGCTATTGAAGAAGGAGGCGATGAACAAGATCAAAACGATAAGCGATGAGGACAAAACGTGGCTCTTGCTTAAACTAAAGGACTTAGGATTTACAGAAGACTCGCAAGTAGATTGGGAAGAACTTGCTGCCCTCATGCCAGGCCGTAGATGGACAGGCACTGAGCTGAAACTATGTTACGAAAAGTTGAGGACCAGCGTGCGCCAATACAAGAAGAAAC